A part of Aspergillus flavus chromosome 1, complete sequence genomic DNA contains:
- a CDS encoding dual specificity protein kinase — protein sequence MSTPSTATATHPTHHQQHYGYPHHPPYQPNPPYPTTTAAATSRLATTYPYAVNPATATLPFTQSPKIVSAAPTPTTTAATMPPTHNGVSASAAPTQTGRRKKPDWGEFYKNGIPKEVIVIDDTPPPEQSKGSARNFATTSTATAASNGNLPQPAGKKRRTGVESAYDVTYYDRPSFSINPQHYGEDSSAASISTDRTTSLHTTAPTSLSQGSSGASNGVYYEDANIGQKRKRVTTRKSARDEQKRRELENAGDAFLNYIPPPKPIIKAKDVPVPVVRDYANRGEKYDDDDGHYIVTPDTPLTDRYSIIKLLGQGTFGKVVEAFDKHRKTRVAVKIIRSIQKYRDASRIELRVLSTLASNDRQNRNKCIHLRDCFDYRNHICIVTDLLGQSVFDFLKGNGFVPFPSSQIQNFARQLFTSVAFLHDLNLIHTDLKPENILLVSNAYQTFTYNRTIPSSSHAISRSARQRRVLLDSEIRLIDFGSATFDDEYHSSVVSTRHYRAPEIILNLGWSFPCDIWSIGCILVEFFTGDALFQTHDNLEHLAMMEAVIGDRIDTRLVRQVMQGGRSGSQNQSAKYFIRNKLDYPNDETTRASRKYVRAMKQMTDFIPTTTKFHRLFLDLLQRIFVYDPKNRITAKDALKHPWFKESIVDDGTEALRIGEQLQRNTQRR from the exons ATGTCGACTCCCTCCACCGCCACTGCGACACACCCTACGCATCATCAGCAGCACTACGGATATCCTCACCACCCGCCCTACCAACCGAACCCTCCCTATCCGACCACGACCGCCGCGGCCACCTCTCGCCTTGCCACCACATATCCCTACGCCGTCAACCCGGCAACTGCCACCCTACCCTTCACACAATCTCCAAAGATCGTCTCGGCGGCTCCCACGCCGACGACGACGGCGGCAACTATGCCCCCAACTCACAATGGGGTCAGCGCTAGCGCGGCCCCAACCCAGACCggaaggaggaaaaagcCAGACTGGGGCGAGTTCTACAAGAATGGGATCCCGAAGGAAGTTATTGTCATCGATGATACTCCACCGCCGGAGCAGTCCAAGGGCTCCGCTCGCAACTTCGCGACGACGTCCACTGCGACGGCCGCCTCCAACGGAAACCTGCCCCAGCCCGCGGGAAAGAAACGGCGCACCGGGGTCGAGTCAGCGTATGATGTGACATATTATGACCGTCCGTCGTTCTCGATCAACCCTCAGCATTATGGAGAGGATTCTTCCGCTGCCTCCATTTCAACGGATCGCACGACGTCTCTGCACACTACTGCACCTACTTCGCTTTCTCAGGGAAGCTCTGGTGCGAGTAACGGTGTTTACTACGAGGATGCTAATATTGGACAAAAACGGAAACGGGTCACCACCCGCAAATCTGCTCGGGATGAGCAGAAACGGCGAGAACTGGAGAATGCCGGTGATGCGTTTTTGAACTATATTCCACCTCCCAAGCCGATCATCAAGGCAAAGGATGTTCCAGTGCCCGTTGTTCGGGAC TACGCAAACCGAGGAGAAAAGtacgatgacgatgatggtcATTATATTGTGACACCAGACACCCCATTAACAGACCGAT ATTCGATCATAAAACTTCTTGGCCAGGGAACGTTTGGAAAAGTGGTTGAAGCGTTTGATAAGCATCGCAAGACCCGTGTTGCGGTCAAGATCATTCGTTCCATTCAGAAGTACCGTGACGCGTCGCGGATTGAGCTTCGAGTGCTGTCGACATTGGCTTCGAACGACAGGCAAAATCGAAACAAATGCATCCATTTACGCGATTGCTTTGATTATCGCAACCATATTTGCATTGTCACGGACTTGCTGGGGCAAAgtgtttttgattttctgaAGGGAAACGGCTTCGTCCCCTTTCCCAGTAGCCAAATTCAGAACTTTGCTCGGCAGTTGTTCACCAGCGTGGCCT TTTTGCACGATCTCAACCTTATTCACACCGACCTGAAGCCCGAAAATATCCTCCTTGTCAGTAATGCCTATCAAACCTTCACCTACAACCGCACGATCCCATCGTCGTCACACGCAATCTCCCGCAGCGCACGTCAAAGACGGGTTTTGTTGGACAGCGAGATTCGTCTGATTGATTTTGGATCCGCGACCTTCGATGACGAATACCACTCTTCCGTTGTTTCCACCAGACATTACCGGGCGCCAGAGATCATTCTGAACCTCGGCTGGAGTTTCCCTTGTGATATCTGGAGTATCGGCTGTATACTGGTCGAGTTCTTCACTGGAGACGCTCTTTTCCAGACCCATGACAATTTGGAACATCTTGCCATGATGGAGGCTGTCATAGGCGACCGGATCGATACTCGTCTTGTACGACAAGTGATGCAAGGCGGACGGAGTGGAAGCCAGAACCAGTCGGCCAA ATACTTCATCCGCAACAAGCTTGATTATCCCAATGATGAAACTACTCGTGCCTCGCGGAAGTATGTGAGGGCTATGAAACAAATGACA GATTTTattcccaccaccaccaagtTCCACCGTTTATTcctggatcttcttcaacgcaTTTTCGTTTATGACCCCAAGAACCGGATCACGGCCAAGGACGCTCTCAAGCACCCCTGGTTCAAAGAATCAATCGTGGATGATGGCACTGAAGCTCTGCGGATTGGGGAGCAGTTGCAGCGCAACACCCAACGCCGCTAG
- a CDS encoding cleavage and polyadenylation specifity factor, 73 kDa subunit: protein MATKRKASALNASVDDEPVDPSDELGFYCLGGGNEVGRSCHIIQYKGKTVMLDAGMHPAKEGFSALPFFDEFDLSTVDILLISHFHVDHSSALPYVLSKTNFKGRVFMTHATKAIYKWLIQDNVRVSNTASSSDQRTTLYTEHDHLSTLPLIETIDFNTTHTINSIRITPFPAGHVLGAAMFLISIAGLNILFTGDYSREEDRHLIPAEVPKGIKIDVLITESTFGISSNPPRLEREAALMKSITGVLNRGGRVLMPVFALGRAQELLLILDEYWEKHPELQKVPIYYIGNTARRCMVVYQTYIGAMNDNIKRLFRQRMAEAEASGDKSISAGPWDFRFVRSLRSLERFDDVGGCVMLASPGMLQTGTSRELLERWAPNERNGVVMTGYSVEGTMAKQLLNEPEQIPAVMSRAASGLARRGGNDEEQKVMIPRRCTVDEISFAAHVDGVENRNFIEEVSAPVVILVHGEKHQMMRLKSKLLSLNAEKTVKVKVYTPANCEEVRIPFKKDKIAKVVGKLAQIAPPSEQDDGHLMAGVLVQNGFNLSLMAPDDLREYAGLTTTTITCKQHITLSSASMDLIKWALEGTFGAIEEIGPKTDVKEELVENEKVSKEISKLKEEAADEEIPIENEQAYLVMGCVVIRYFPRTREVELEWEGNMMNDGVADAVMAVLLTVESSPASVKQSAKQKHHHHHHQDTLELPNPHSQLGSEERFARLLMMLEAQFGSDISPIERPRLPTTQLTNGAAKNETSAQLSAAEQTLKEEEEDDDESLAELEAAELARLHALGIPVPGIEIRVDKHIARVWLEDLEVECANAVMRDRVRVVIERAVETVASMWAEGPPPATVTNGETKEKLKDVLVSNGAEIDATA from the exons ATGGCGACAAAACGAAAAGCATCGGCTTTGAATGCCTCGGTCGACGATGAGCCTGTCGATCCGTCAGACGAGCTGGGGTTCTACTGTCTAGGTGGAGGGAACGAGGTTGGCCGATCATGTCACATTATTCAGTATAAGGGGAAAACAGTGATG CTTGACGCCGGTATGCATCCTGCGAAAGAGGGATTCTCTGCTCTTCCGTTCTTCGACGAGTTCGACTTGAGCACAGTGGATATCCTTCTGATTAGCCA TTTTCACGTTGATCATTCCTCCGCTCTCCCTTATGTCCTCAGCAAGACGAACTTCAAAGGCCGTGTCTTTATGACGCATGCGACCAAGGCTATCTACAAATGGCTCATTCAGGACAATGTACGGGTCAGCAACACAGCATCTTCGTCCGATCAACGTACCACTCTTTATACCGAACATGACCACCTGTCTACACTTCCTCTGATTGAAACCATCGATTTCAATACGACACACACAATCAATAGCATCCGTATTACTCCTTTCCCTGCCGGCCATGTCCTTGGTGCCGCTATGTTCTTGATTTCAATAGCTGGCTTGAATATTCTCTTTACTGGAGATTACTCACGTGAAGAAGACCGACACTTGATTCCAGCTGAAGTGCCAAAAGGGATAAAGATCGATGTACTTATCACGGAGTCGACATTTGGAATCTCATCCAACCCACCTCGTTTGGAACGAGAAGCTGCTCTTATGAAGTCAATCACTGGGGTCTTGAACCGAGGTGGTAGAGTCCTAATGCCTGTGTTTGCTCTTGGTCGTGCCCAAGAGTTGCTACTTATTCTTGATGAATACTGGGAGAAGCATCCTGAACTGCAGAAAGTGCCTATATACTACATTGGGAATACGGCCCGGAGATGCATGGTTGTGTATCAGACATATATCGGCGCAATGAATGACAACATCAAGCGACTCTTTCGGCAGCGTATGGCGGAGGCGGAAGCTAGCGGTGATAAGAGTATCAGCGCTGGGCCCTGGGACTTCAGATTCGTTAGGAGTTTGCGAAGCCTGGAGCGTTTCGATGATGTAGGGGGTTGCGTGATGCTAGCTTCCCCGGGTATGCTACAAACTGGTACAAGCAGAGAACTCCTTGAGCGTTGGGCCCCAAATGAACGCAACGGTGTTGTTATGACCGGTTACAGTGTTGAGGGTACAATGGCCAAGCAGCTACTTAATGAGCCCGAGCAAATTCCAGCCGTCATGTCAAGAGCAGCGTCTGGGCTGGCAAGAAGGGGCGGCAATgatgaagaacagaaagTCATGATTCCAAGGAGATGTACTGTGGATGAAATCAGCTTCGCAGCTCATGTTGATGGCGTTGAAAATCGCAACTTCATTGAAGAAGTTTCTGCCCCTGTTGTG ATCCTCGTTCATGGCGAAAAACATCAGATGATGCGACTGAAGTCCAAGCTTCTTAGTCTCAATGCGGAGAAGACTGTAAAGGTCAAGGTATATACACCAGCAAACTGTGAAGAAGTCCGTATCCCTTTCAAGAAGGACAAAATCGCGAAAGTCGTCGGAAAGCTGGCCCAAATCGCGCCTCCTTCGGAGCAAGACGATGGCCACCTCATGGCCGGTGTTCTCGTTCAAAACGGATTCAACCTATCATTGATGGCACCCGATGATCTACGCGAATATGCCGGTCTAACTACGACAACTATCACTTGCAAGCAACATATAACCCTCAGCTCGGCGAGTATGGACCTGATCAAATGGGCGCTCGAGGGCACTTTCGGTGCTATCGAGGAAATTGGTCCGAAGACCGACGTCAAGGAGGAGCTCGtggagaacgagaaggtTTCCAAGGAAATATCCAAACTCAAGGAGGAGGCTGCCGATGAAGAAATTCCTATCGAAAATGAACAGGCCTATCTTGTTATGGGTTGTGTAGTCATTCGCTATTTCCCTCGTACTCGCGAGGTCGAGCTCGAGTGGGAAGGAAACATGATGAATGATGGGGTTGCCGATGCTGTCATGGCAGTCCTGCTCACTGTCGAAAGCAGCCCTGCATCTGTGAAGC AATCCGCCAAGCaaaagcaccaccaccaccaccatcagGACACTCTCGAACTTCCTAACCCTCATTCACAGCTAGGTTCTGAAGAACGGTTCGCACGCCTTCTCATGATGCTTGAGGCACAGTTCGGATCGGACATATCACCCATTGAGCGTCCGCGACTACCCACTACTCAACTTACCAACGGGGCAGCGAAGAACGAAACGTCGGCGCAATTGAGTGCTGCGGAGCAGACtctcaaagaagaagaggaagacgatgacgaaAGTCTAGCTGAACTGGAAGCCGCCGAACTTGCGCGACTCCACGCTCTAGGAATTCCGGTACCCGGAATTGAGATCAGAGTTGACAAGCACATTGCGCGGGTATGGCTCGAGGATCTTGAAGTCGAGTGTGCCAATGCCGTAATGAGAGACAGGGTTCGAGTGGTCATCGAACGTGCGGTGGAAACAGTTGCTAGCATGTGGGCTGAGGGCCCTCCACCTGCTACTGTAACAAACGGTGAAAccaaggagaagctgaaaGATGTACTTGTTTCCAATGGTGCTGAGATTGATGCAACTGCCTAA
- a CDS encoding amidase signature domain-containing protein yields the protein MPTMIDNAVETADRLSLGLKMGCPLEKLPPNQLLFQHIMGSSETNADLPFAFHELTIPQYHSALIHRRTTCVATITAYITRIHQYNSTLKAILAINPNALHEAYQKDQELARGIDNTDAVNLELALRPLHGVPIILKDTYTTAFLPTTSGVRALRTLTTDTSCTVVQNLLSNGAIILAKSNLHEFSLEGITLSSLGGQTLNPYDLTRTPGGSSGGTAVALAANMGLVGCGGDTMNSLRSPASACSVVGFRPTRGQVSRKGIVPVTETQDVAGPMGRTVGDVRILFEAMRGEDAGDPATLNALRRQSPSHTRTSKIKLGILKDYFSDGSTAEGLTVNKAIYDALTRLGSNSPSIDLVEIPHMPDWDVLLLRTKADTQAYEFRTVLDAFLNSQTVTTPHRSLAAIAASGQYNPQAMTAVFDQTLQGDEFTPTSPEYYSRLEMIGSLKGSVERCFQEHGLTALVYPHQRQLVASVGCTVQPGRNGILAALTGRPAICFPAGFSPETPSAPLGIPIGIELMGQPWKDQELLDLAQKFESVLKARKPPILHLN from the exons ATGCCCACGATGATCGATAATGCAGTGGAGACTGCCGACAGGTTGTCTCTGGGGCTCAAAATGGGATGCCCGCTGGAGAAATTGCCC CCAAACCAACTTCTCTTTCAGCACATCATGGGCAGTAGTGAGACCAACGCTGACCTCCCTTTCGCATTCCATGAGCTCACAATACCGCAATACCACTCGGCACTCATCCATAGACGAACGACATGCGTCGCAACAATCACAGCGTATATCACCCGGATACACCAGTACAATAGCACCCTGAAAGCGATTCTAGCGATCAACCCTAACGCCCTGCATGAAGCCTACCAGAAAGACCAAGAACTCGCGCGTGGCATTGACAACACCGACGCAGTCAACCTTGAACTCGCCCTCCGACCTCTACATGGTGTCCCAATAATTCTAAAAGACACCTATACGACTGCATTTCTTCCCACTACATCTGGCGTTCGAGCTCTTCGCACCCTAACGACCGACACCTCATGCACTGTCGTGCAGAACCTCCTGAGCAATGGCGCCATCATCTTGGCCAAATCCAACCTGCACGAGTTCTCACTGGAGGGAATCACACTCTCTTCACTCGGCGGCCAAACCCTAAACCCCTACGACCTCACCCGCACCCCTGGCGGTTCCTCCGGTGGTACGGCCGTCGCCCTGGCGGCTAACATGGGACTGGTAGGCTGTGGTGGCGACACAATGAACTCACTGCGGTCACCAGCGTCTGCCTGCTCAGTGGTCGGCTTCCGGCCGACTCGGGGCCAGGTCTCCCGGAAAGGCATCGTTCCAGTTACAGAAACACAGGATGTAGCCGGGCCGATGGGTCGGACGGTAGGGGACGTGCGGATTCTCTTTGAAGCAAtgagaggagaagatgcgGGAGATCCCGCGACTCTGAATGCGCTACGACGTCAATCACCCAGTCATACACGTACGTCCAAGATAAAATTGGGCATTTTGAAAGACTACTTTAGCGACGGAAGTACGGCCGAAGGTTTAACGGTCAACAAAGCCATCTATGACGCACTAACCAGGCTTGGGTCCAACTCACCATCCATTGACCTCGTTGAGATTCCTCATATGCCCGACTGGGACGTCTTACTTCTCCGTACCAAAGCAGATACCCAAGCTTACGAATTCCGCACCGTACTCGACGCTTTCCTCAACTCACAAACAGTAACCACACCGCACAGATCCTTGGCTGCCATCGCAGCAAGTGGCCAATATAACCCCCAAGCTATGACAGCCGTGTTTGACCAGACACTCCAAGGCGACGAGTTCACTCCCACAAGCCCCGAGTACTACTCCCGACTTGAGATGATAGGATCTCTCAAGGGGTCAGTAGAGCGGTGCTTCCAGGAGCATGGACTCACGGCCTTGGTGTATCCGCATCAGAGACAGCTTGTTGCAAGTGTGGGATGCACAGTTCAGCCAGGTCGAAATGGGATCCTGGCAGCGTTGACAGGGCGGCCAGCGATTTGCTTCCCTG CAGGATTCAGTCCCGAGACGCCCTCCGCACCCCTGGGCATCCCCATCGGCATCGAACTGATGGGCCAACCCTGGAAAGACCAGGAACTGTTAGATCTCGCGCAAAAATTCGAATCCGTCCTCAAAGCAAGAAAACCGCCCATTCTTCACCTAAACTAA
- a CDS encoding GNAT family acetyltransferase has protein sequence MISFQTTRLDIRPLALSDAEDVFEMRRDPEVARWGSKGTPDMTISQTIDWMLSSCVLASDDNDTTISQERQPKIIFAIRELQPSTTFPESKVIGTMGIRRLATPLCPAGSNRVRWELGYGFHAGAWGKGYATEAVKGALGHFGEIKQILEGHGTGDEAVIVADGLWAATAEGNLGSQAVLRKCGFGFVGEFVDELGRKNLDFQVLV, from the exons ATGATATCCTTCCAAACCACCCGCCTCGATATCCGACCGCTTGCCCTCTCCGACGCggaggatgtctttgagATGCGTCGGGACCCGGAGGTTGCGAGATGGGG GTCAAAGGGGACACCTGATATGACTATTTCTCAGACGATAGATTGGATGTTATCGTCTTGCGTTCTGGCGTCtgatgataatgatactACGATTTCCCAGGAAAGGCAGCCGAAAATCATATTCGCTATTCGGGAACTACAGCCTAGTACTACGTTTCCTGAGTCGAAGGTGATCGGGACGATGGGGATCAGGCGGCTGGCGACGCCTTTGTGTCCGGCAGGGTCGAATCGGGTGCGATGGGAGTTAGGGTATGGATTTCATGCTGGTGCTTGGGGGAAGGGGTATGCGACTGAGGCTGTGAAGGGGGCATTGGGTCATTTTGGGGAGATTAAGCAGATTTTAGAGGGGCACGGGACAGGGGATGAGGCTGTAATTGTTGCGGATGGGTTGTGGGCTGCTACTGCGGAGGGCAATTTGGGGAGTCAGGCTGTGCTGAGGAAGtgtgggtttgggtttgttGGGGAGTTTGTAGATGAGCTTGGGAGAAAGAATTTAGATTTTCAGGTATTGGTTTGA